One Falco naumanni isolate bFalNau1 chromosome 12, bFalNau1.pat, whole genome shotgun sequence genomic region harbors:
- the FOXA2 gene encoding hepatocyte nuclear factor 3-beta isoform X2 — protein MLGAVKMEGHEHTDWSNYYGEPESYSSVSNMNAGLGMNSMNTYMTMSAMSTTANMTAATSMNMSYANTGMSPSLTGMSPGAGAMPGMGSAGVAGMGAHLSPSMSPMGGQAGSMNALAPYTNMNSMSPIYGQSNLNRSRDPKTYRRSYTHAKPPYSYISLITMAIQQSPNKMLTLSEIYQWIMDLFPFYRQNQQRWQNSIRHSLSFNDCFLKVPRSPDKPGKGSFWTLHPDSGNMFENGCYLRRQKRFKCEKQLAAKDSGGAGSGAGGGGKKGPGQPPSQPLGEGSSSGGSEGSAGAESPASASPCQDHKRALADLKGTPGLSPGEPAASPAQHLLAPPHAGLPHDAHLKPEHHYAFNHPFSINNLMSSSEQQHHHPHHHHHHHHKMDLKAYEQVMHYSGYASPMPGSLAMGPVTNKNGLESSPLAGETSYYQGVYSRPIMNSS, from the coding sequence AGCTATTCCTCGGTGAGCAACATGAACGCGGGGCTGGGCATGAACAGCATGAACACGTACATGACCATGTCGGCCATGAGCACCACGGCCAACATGACGGCTGCCACCTCCATGAACATGTCCTATGCCAACACGGGCATGAGCCCCTCACTCACTGGCATGTCCCCCGGTGCAGGGGCCATGCCTGGCATGGGCTCAGCCGGTGTGGCAGGGATGGGCGCCCACCTGAGCCCCAGCATGAGCCCTATGGGGGGCCAAGCAGGCTCCATGAACGCCCTGGCCCCCTACACCAACATGAACTCCATGAGCCCTATCTACGGGCAATCCAACCTCAACCGCTCGCGGGACCCCAAGACCTACCGGCGGAGCTACACACATGCCAAGCCGCCCTACTCCTACATCTCCCTCATCACCATGGCCATCCAGCAGTCGCCCAACAAGATGCTGACGCTGAGTGAGATCTACCAGTGGATCATGGACCTCTTCCCCTTCTACCGCCAGAACCAGCAGCGCTGGCAGAACAGCATCCGCCACTCGCTCTCCTTCAACGACTGCTTCCTCAAGGTGCCCCGCTCCCCGGACAAGCCGGGCAAAGGCTCCTTTTGGACGCTGCACCCCGACTCGGGCAACATGTTTGAGAATGGCTGCTACCTGCGCCGCCAGAAGCGCTTCAAGTGCGAGAAGCAGCTGGCTGCTAAGGacagcggcggggcgggcagtGGAGCAGGCGGTGGGGGCAAGAAGGGGcctgggcagccccccagccagcccctcgGAGAAGGCAGCTCCTCAGGGGGCTCCGAGGGCTCAGCCGGTGCCGAGTCCCCAGCCAGCGCCTCACCATGCCAGGACCACAAGCGTGCCCTGGCCGACCTGAAGGGCACAccggggctgagccctggggagccgGCAGCCTCAccagcccagcacctcctggcCCCCCCGCATGCCGGCCTGCCCCACGACGCCCACCTCAAGCCTGAGCACCACTACGCCTTCAACCACCCCTTCTCCATCAACAACCTGATGTCctcctctgagcagcagcaccaccaccctcaccaccaccaccaccaccaccacaaaatgGACCTGAAGGCCTACGAGCAGGTGATGCACTACTCGGGCTACGCCTCGCCCATGCCCGGCAGCCTGGCCATGGGGCCCGTAACGAACAAAAACGGCTTAGAGTCCTCCCCTTTAGCCGGAGAGACTTCTTACTACCAAGGTGTGTATTCCCGGCCCATCATGAACTCCTCCTAA
- the FOXA2 gene encoding hepatocyte nuclear factor 3-beta isoform X1, with protein sequence MHSTSSMLGAVKMEGHEHTDWSNYYGEPESYSSVSNMNAGLGMNSMNTYMTMSAMSTTANMTAATSMNMSYANTGMSPSLTGMSPGAGAMPGMGSAGVAGMGAHLSPSMSPMGGQAGSMNALAPYTNMNSMSPIYGQSNLNRSRDPKTYRRSYTHAKPPYSYISLITMAIQQSPNKMLTLSEIYQWIMDLFPFYRQNQQRWQNSIRHSLSFNDCFLKVPRSPDKPGKGSFWTLHPDSGNMFENGCYLRRQKRFKCEKQLAAKDSGGAGSGAGGGGKKGPGQPPSQPLGEGSSSGGSEGSAGAESPASASPCQDHKRALADLKGTPGLSPGEPAASPAQHLLAPPHAGLPHDAHLKPEHHYAFNHPFSINNLMSSSEQQHHHPHHHHHHHHKMDLKAYEQVMHYSGYASPMPGSLAMGPVTNKNGLESSPLAGETSYYQGVYSRPIMNSS encoded by the coding sequence AGCTATTCCTCGGTGAGCAACATGAACGCGGGGCTGGGCATGAACAGCATGAACACGTACATGACCATGTCGGCCATGAGCACCACGGCCAACATGACGGCTGCCACCTCCATGAACATGTCCTATGCCAACACGGGCATGAGCCCCTCACTCACTGGCATGTCCCCCGGTGCAGGGGCCATGCCTGGCATGGGCTCAGCCGGTGTGGCAGGGATGGGCGCCCACCTGAGCCCCAGCATGAGCCCTATGGGGGGCCAAGCAGGCTCCATGAACGCCCTGGCCCCCTACACCAACATGAACTCCATGAGCCCTATCTACGGGCAATCCAACCTCAACCGCTCGCGGGACCCCAAGACCTACCGGCGGAGCTACACACATGCCAAGCCGCCCTACTCCTACATCTCCCTCATCACCATGGCCATCCAGCAGTCGCCCAACAAGATGCTGACGCTGAGTGAGATCTACCAGTGGATCATGGACCTCTTCCCCTTCTACCGCCAGAACCAGCAGCGCTGGCAGAACAGCATCCGCCACTCGCTCTCCTTCAACGACTGCTTCCTCAAGGTGCCCCGCTCCCCGGACAAGCCGGGCAAAGGCTCCTTTTGGACGCTGCACCCCGACTCGGGCAACATGTTTGAGAATGGCTGCTACCTGCGCCGCCAGAAGCGCTTCAAGTGCGAGAAGCAGCTGGCTGCTAAGGacagcggcggggcgggcagtGGAGCAGGCGGTGGGGGCAAGAAGGGGcctgggcagccccccagccagcccctcgGAGAAGGCAGCTCCTCAGGGGGCTCCGAGGGCTCAGCCGGTGCCGAGTCCCCAGCCAGCGCCTCACCATGCCAGGACCACAAGCGTGCCCTGGCCGACCTGAAGGGCACAccggggctgagccctggggagccgGCAGCCTCAccagcccagcacctcctggcCCCCCCGCATGCCGGCCTGCCCCACGACGCCCACCTCAAGCCTGAGCACCACTACGCCTTCAACCACCCCTTCTCCATCAACAACCTGATGTCctcctctgagcagcagcaccaccaccctcaccaccaccaccaccaccaccacaaaatgGACCTGAAGGCCTACGAGCAGGTGATGCACTACTCGGGCTACGCCTCGCCCATGCCCGGCAGCCTGGCCATGGGGCCCGTAACGAACAAAAACGGCTTAGAGTCCTCCCCTTTAGCCGGAGAGACTTCTTACTACCAAGGTGTGTATTCCCGGCCCATCATGAACTCCTCCTAA